Proteins encoded by one window of Mobula hypostoma chromosome 21, sMobHyp1.1, whole genome shotgun sequence:
- the arl6ip4 gene encoding ADP-ribosylation factor-like protein 6-interacting protein 4, producing MDGDGEGAGQGVGGQRPVTLHGAQDRRKRSRSSSSSSSSRSSERKKHKKRSHTWKKKKEARRKKKKSKKLRKVKREREPEPGATGGGAVGPPQQLSEQPGDPGTVLTDEQKARIQAMRPMTKEEWEARQSVVRHVVDPETGRKRLIKGDGEVLEEIVSFERHKEINKQATRGDGFTFQVRMGLKR from the exons ATGGATGGTGACGGTGAAGGCGCCGGTCAGGGGGTCGGAGGGCAGCGGCCGGTCACCCTGCACGGCGCCCAGGACAGGAGGAAACGGAGCCGCTcgtcctcgtcctcgtcctccaGCCGGTCCAGcgagaggaagaagcacaagaagAGGAGCCACACgtggaagaaaaagaaagaggcCAGGCGGAAGAAGAAGAAGTCTAAGAAGCTGAGAAAGGtgaagagagagcgagagcccGAGCCCGGGGCCACGGGCGGCGGGGCAGTCGGCCCTCCACAGCAGCTGAGCGAGCAGCCCGGGGATCCTGGGACAG TTCTTACAGATGAGCAGAAAGCTCGAATTCAGGCCATGCGACCAATGACTAAAGAGGAGTGGGAGGCCCGGCAGAGTGTCGTCCGGCATGTTGTGGACCCAGAGACCGGCAGAAAGCG GCTGATTAAAGGTGATGGTGAAGTTCTGGAAGAAATTGTTAGCTTTGAGAGACACAAAGAAATtaataag CAGGCAACGAGGGGCGATGGATTCACTTTCCAGGTGAGAATGGGCCTGAAAAGGTGA